In one window of Haloterrigena salifodinae DNA:
- a CDS encoding acetylglutamate/acetylaminoadipate kinase: protein MTVVVKIGGARAVDPEGALADVASLVEDGEDVVLTHGGSTAVDETLEDLGKEPTYVETPGGVVGRFTDEETMDVFKMVMPGKLNTDLVESLHNEGVDAVGLSGTDGKLLCGKRKSAVRVKEDGKKKIKRGDHSGKIESVNADLLETTLAGGYTPVVSVPMLGKEKSGGYTAVNADADRAAAAIAGALEADLVVLTDVSGIYEDPDDESTKIDSASTPDEFEAVKEAAEGFMTKKVMAAEEALEGGAASVTVATANADAPITSALEGEGTTLEPGVLADEADETAQEAAE, encoded by the coding sequence ATGACTGTCGTCGTCAAGATCGGCGGCGCACGCGCTGTCGACCCCGAAGGGGCGCTCGCCGACGTGGCGAGCCTCGTCGAGGACGGCGAGGACGTCGTCCTCACGCACGGCGGTTCGACTGCCGTCGACGAGACCCTCGAGGACCTCGGCAAGGAGCCCACCTACGTCGAGACTCCCGGCGGCGTCGTCGGGCGCTTTACCGACGAGGAGACGATGGACGTCTTCAAGATGGTCATGCCCGGCAAGCTCAACACCGATCTGGTCGAGAGCTTGCACAACGAGGGCGTCGACGCCGTCGGTCTCTCGGGCACGGACGGCAAGCTGCTCTGCGGCAAGCGCAAGTCCGCCGTCCGCGTCAAGGAGGACGGCAAGAAGAAGATCAAGCGCGGCGATCACTCCGGCAAGATCGAGTCGGTCAACGCCGACCTGCTCGAGACGACTCTCGCGGGCGGCTACACGCCCGTCGTCTCCGTCCCCATGCTGGGCAAGGAGAAGTCCGGCGGTTACACGGCAGTCAACGCCGACGCCGACCGCGCGGCCGCAGCGATCGCGGGCGCGCTCGAGGCCGACCTCGTCGTGCTGACCGACGTCTCGGGGATCTACGAGGATCCCGACGACGAGTCGACGAAGATCGACTCCGCGTCGACGCCCGACGAGTTCGAGGCCGTCAAAGAGGCCGCTGAAGGCTTCATGACGAAGAAGGTCATGGCCGCTGAAGAAGCTCTCGAGGGCGGCGCCGCGAGCGTCACCGTCGCGACCGCCAACGCCGACGCACCGATCACGAGCGCGCTCGAGGGCGAGGGCACGACGCTCGAGCCCGGCGTGCTCGCCGACGAAGCGGACGAAACCGCACAGGAGGCCGCAGAATGA
- a CDS encoding aspartate aminotransferase family protein — protein MSDLDFVSGSKPIGIERGEGAFLYTADGTEYIDAGASFACTPLGHSHPAVVEAVQEQVGDLTFVDSSYPVEARENAYASFVASTPDGLEGAWFCNSGTEANEAALKFARSATGESKIVAATRSFHGRTMGALAATWKDKYKKPYEPLAGDMEFVPYGDGEELADAVDDETAAVILEPIQGEGGINVPPTGYLETARELTDEAGAALVLDEVQTGMGRTGSMWACQNAGVTPDILTTAKGLGNGLPVGAVAVRDWIADGAASHNATFSGGPVVAAAVHATVSTLVEEEYPAHAAEMGDYLTTELESALGDSVREVRGEGLLIGLELKRGANRAARDLAMNHQVLALPAGRTVLRLLPPLVIDKAEADRLVDALTAVIAPEAEAES, from the coding sequence ATGAGCGACCTTGACTTCGTCTCCGGAAGCAAGCCGATCGGCATCGAGCGCGGCGAGGGGGCGTTCCTCTACACCGCCGACGGCACGGAGTACATCGACGCCGGCGCGAGTTTCGCGTGTACGCCGCTGGGCCACTCTCATCCCGCGGTCGTCGAGGCTGTCCAGGAGCAGGTCGGCGACCTGACGTTCGTCGACTCCTCGTACCCCGTCGAGGCCCGTGAGAACGCCTACGCCTCGTTCGTCGCGTCGACGCCGGACGGACTCGAGGGCGCCTGGTTCTGTAACTCCGGGACCGAGGCCAACGAGGCCGCCCTGAAGTTCGCCCGGTCGGCGACCGGCGAGTCGAAGATCGTCGCGGCGACCCGCTCGTTCCACGGCCGGACGATGGGCGCGCTCGCGGCCACCTGGAAGGACAAGTACAAGAAGCCCTACGAGCCGCTGGCCGGCGACATGGAGTTCGTCCCCTACGGCGACGGCGAGGAGCTCGCTGACGCCGTCGACGACGAGACCGCGGCCGTGATCCTCGAGCCGATTCAGGGCGAAGGTGGCATCAACGTCCCGCCGACGGGCTACCTCGAGACGGCTCGCGAACTCACCGACGAGGCCGGTGCGGCGCTCGTCTTGGACGAGGTCCAGACCGGCATGGGCCGGACGGGATCGATGTGGGCCTGCCAGAACGCTGGCGTCACGCCCGATATCCTCACGACGGCGAAGGGCCTGGGCAACGGCCTGCCCGTCGGCGCGGTCGCGGTGCGAGACTGGATCGCCGACGGCGCGGCCTCGCACAACGCTACGTTCAGCGGCGGCCCCGTCGTCGCCGCGGCGGTCCACGCGACCGTCTCGACGCTGGTCGAGGAGGAGTACCCCGCCCACGCCGCCGAGATGGGTGACTACCTCACGACCGAACTCGAGTCCGCGCTGGGCGATTCGGTCCGCGAGGTCCGCGGCGAGGGCCTACTCATCGGCCTCGAATTGAAACGCGGCGCGAACCGCGCCGCCCGCGACTTGGCGATGAACCACCAAGTACTGGCGCTTCCCGCGGGACGGACCGTCCTGCGCCTGCTGCCGCCGCTCGTGATCGACAAGGCGGAGGCAGACCGGCTCGTGGACGCGCTGACCGCAGTCATCGCACCCGAAGCCGAGGCAGAATCATGA
- a CDS encoding [LysW]-lysine hydrolase has protein sequence MSASVTEPANVSLDEARQLLTDLVSIPSPTGEERKAAERLVAFFELHDRETWIDEVGNVRAPADDSVLLTSHVDTVPGEIPVEVRTADEDDVEAEVASETGEDVLWGRGSVDATGPLAAMAVAAVRTGVSFVGVVGEETNSRGARHLVAEREKPDAVVNGEPSGATGITLGYRGFLAGTYVATSESGHTSRPEPNAIQHATEWWTSVEGAFENDEYQAVFERVTAKPVDMDGGISDDGLSVEATLDVQLRIPPSLDAESVRETAEAELEIGTVSWAEPIPPVMESPRTEAARAFRAAIRKEGADPRLLRKTGTSDMNLYAGAWDCPMVTYGPGNSDLDHAPDERLSLSEYDQSVKILERVATTLAGGEE, from the coding sequence ATGAGCGCGAGCGTGACCGAACCGGCCAACGTGTCGCTCGACGAAGCGCGGCAGCTACTGACCGACCTCGTTTCGATCCCGTCGCCGACCGGCGAGGAACGGAAGGCCGCCGAGCGGCTGGTGGCCTTCTTCGAACTCCACGACCGAGAGACCTGGATCGACGAGGTCGGCAACGTCCGCGCGCCCGCGGACGACTCGGTCCTGCTCACGTCCCACGTCGATACCGTCCCCGGCGAGATTCCGGTCGAAGTGCGGACGGCCGACGAGGACGACGTCGAGGCGGAGGTCGCGTCGGAAACCGGCGAGGACGTGCTCTGGGGCCGCGGCAGCGTCGACGCCACGGGCCCGCTGGCCGCGATGGCCGTCGCTGCCGTCCGCACCGGCGTCTCCTTCGTCGGCGTCGTCGGCGAGGAGACGAACTCCCGCGGCGCCCGCCACCTCGTCGCCGAGCGCGAGAAGCCCGACGCGGTCGTCAACGGCGAACCCAGCGGCGCGACGGGAATCACGCTGGGCTACCGCGGCTTTCTCGCGGGCACCTACGTCGCCACCAGCGAGTCCGGCCACACCTCGCGCCCCGAACCCAACGCCATCCAGCACGCGACCGAGTGGTGGACCAGCGTCGAGGGCGCCTTCGAGAACGACGAGTACCAGGCCGTCTTCGAGCGCGTGACCGCAAAGCCCGTCGACATGGACGGCGGCATCAGCGACGACGGCCTCTCCGTCGAAGCGACCCTCGACGTCCAATTGCGAATTCCACCGTCGCTGGACGCCGAATCGGTCCGCGAGACCGCCGAGGCCGAACTCGAGATCGGTACCGTCTCCTGGGCCGAGCCGATCCCGCCGGTGATGGAGAGCCCGCGGACCGAGGCCGCCCGCGCGTTCCGCGCGGCGATCCGGAAGGAAGGGGCCGATCCCCGACTCCTTCGCAAGACCGGCACCAGTGACATGAACCTCTACGCCGGCGCGTGGGACTGCCCGATGGTTACCTACGGCCCCGGGAATTCGGATCTCGACCACGCACCCGACGAGCGACTCTCGCTGTCGGAGTACGACCAGTCGGTGAAGATCTTAGAGCGCGTCGCGACGACGCTCGCCGGAGGTGAGGAGTGA
- the argF gene encoding ornithine carbamoyltransferase — MTDEPRHFLDVDDVSPTELETILERAEAYKRAQHAGEDHEDLDGQTLGMIFQKPSTRTRVSFETGMTQLGGHAVFLGEDDIQLGRGEPLKDTSRTLSRYVDAVMARVFKHGNMEVLAEYSSVPVVNGLTDDAHPCQTLADLLTIREQEGGFEDVSAAWIGDGNNVAQSFAIGAALTDIDLTVATPEGYGIDDAVLERARDLGGDPTTTHDPVEAATDADIIYTDVWISMGQEDERDVRMNDFEGFQISADLLEHTADASVMHCLPAHRGEEITDDVIESDRSVVFDQAENRLHAQKALLSWLLE, encoded by the coding sequence ATGACCGACGAACCCCGTCACTTCCTCGACGTCGACGACGTCTCGCCGACCGAACTCGAGACCATCCTCGAGCGCGCGGAAGCGTACAAACGCGCCCAGCACGCCGGCGAGGACCACGAGGACCTCGATGGCCAGACGCTAGGCATGATCTTCCAGAAGCCGAGCACCCGTACTCGCGTCTCCTTCGAGACGGGAATGACCCAGCTGGGCGGCCACGCAGTCTTCCTCGGCGAGGACGACATCCAGCTGGGACGAGGCGAGCCGCTGAAGGACACCTCGCGGACGCTCTCTCGGTACGTCGATGCGGTGATGGCCCGGGTGTTCAAACACGGAAACATGGAGGTGTTAGCGGAGTACTCCTCCGTGCCGGTCGTCAACGGCCTCACCGACGACGCCCACCCCTGCCAGACGCTCGCCGATCTGCTGACCATCCGCGAGCAGGAGGGCGGCTTCGAGGACGTCTCCGCGGCCTGGATCGGCGACGGCAACAACGTCGCCCAGTCGTTCGCGATCGGCGCCGCGCTGACCGATATCGATCTGACGGTCGCGACGCCCGAGGGGTACGGTATCGACGACGCAGTGCTCGAGCGCGCCCGCGACCTCGGCGGCGATCCGACGACGACCCACGACCCCGTTGAGGCCGCCACGGACGCCGACATCATCTATACGGACGTCTGGATCAGCATGGGTCAAGAGGACGAACGCGACGTCCGGATGAACGACTTCGAGGGATTCCAGATCAGCGCGGACCTCCTCGAGCACACCGCCGACGCCTCGGTGATGCACTGTCTGCCCGCCCACCGCGGCGAGGAGATCACCGACGACGTCATCGAGAGCGACCGCTCGGTCGTCTTCGATCAGGCGGAGAACCGGCTCCACGCTCAGAAGGCGTTGCTGAGTTGGCTGCTCGAGTGA
- a CDS encoding histidine kinase, with protein sequence MSQEMATRTDERTTTALAPWQAGTVGGILGAIVFGVMMAMQTPAVLEAAIPAMYGLEGGLAGTILHVSHGAVLGVVFAALLVAAGRSHLGAGSTLVAGLVYGIAVWAVLAVVIMPIWLSAVGFGMAPAVPNVAVESLVGHAAYGLVLGVTYSLLAR encoded by the coding sequence ATGAGTCAAGAAATGGCGACTCGAACCGACGAACGGACGACGACCGCACTCGCTCCGTGGCAAGCGGGAACCGTCGGCGGTATCCTCGGTGCCATCGTCTTCGGGGTGATGATGGCGATGCAGACGCCCGCCGTCCTCGAGGCCGCGATTCCGGCCATGTACGGCCTCGAGGGCGGGCTCGCGGGGACGATACTCCACGTTTCCCACGGGGCCGTCCTCGGCGTCGTCTTCGCGGCGCTGCTGGTTGCGGCGGGCCGATCCCATCTCGGCGCGGGTTCGACCCTCGTCGCCGGTTTGGTCTACGGCATCGCGGTTTGGGCGGTCCTCGCCGTCGTCATCATGCCGATCTGGCTCTCGGCGGTCGGATTCGGAATGGCGCCGGCCGTCCCTAACGTCGCCGTCGAGAGCCTCGTCGGTCACGCCGCGTACGGCCTCGTCCTCGGCGTCACGTACTCGCTGCTCGCGCGGTAA
- a CDS encoding helix-turn-helix domain-containing protein, whose translation MTDRSQHRLGELMEQSDPPFEEVMSCVFGIENHETRTYLVLRQRPGSTIDELADALERDRSTVTRSLSTLRDRGLVRRDRRLLDGGGYVYQFTAVPVPETKAMLHEALDAWAATVHEVIDEFDGAPP comes from the coding sequence ATGACCGACCGTTCCCAGCACCGCCTCGGGGAGTTGATGGAGCAGTCCGACCCGCCGTTCGAGGAAGTGATGAGCTGCGTATTCGGAATCGAGAACCACGAGACGCGAACGTATCTCGTCCTCCGTCAACGGCCGGGTAGCACGATCGACGAACTGGCCGACGCGCTCGAGCGCGACCGGAGCACGGTCACTCGATCGTTGTCGACGTTGCGCGATCGCGGGCTCGTTCGACGCGACAGACGATTGCTCGACGGCGGCGGCTACGTCTACCAGTTTACCGCGGTCCCCGTTCCCGAGACGAAGGCGATGCTCCACGAGGCGTTGGACGCGTGGGCGGCGACGGTACACGAGGTGATCGACGAGTTCGACGGCGCGCCGCCGTGA
- the thrC gene encoding threonine synthase, which produces MSLSLSADQPAVPDDADDGVWLECIECGETFAPFDDVRYTCDDCDSLLEVRYADLPTFDDFEGQGVWRYADALPFESGVSIQEGATPLYEAPRLEESIGVEALRIKHEGMNPTGSFKDRGMTVGVRVAEELGVGRLACASTGNTSAALAAYGSRGGMETLVLLPAGKVAAGKIAQASLHGARILEVDGNFDACLDIVQELAGQGEAYLLNSLNPFRLEGQKTIGLEILEGFLADYDTVPDRIVLPVGNAGNTSALYKAFRELVQAGELEEDDVPKLTGVQAEGAAPMVEAVENGADEVRRWEDVETRATAIRIGNPVNAPKALPGIRETGGTAVAVSDEEITEAQRDIAAEGIGVEPASAASVAGLRKLRAEGIVDDDERVACLTTGHLLKDPDAAAAAGSDPEPVPADTQGVLEHLQD; this is translated from the coding sequence ATGAGTCTCAGCCTCTCCGCTGATCAGCCGGCCGTCCCGGACGATGCCGACGACGGCGTCTGGCTCGAGTGTATCGAGTGCGGCGAGACGTTCGCGCCCTTCGACGACGTCCGCTACACCTGCGACGACTGCGACAGCCTGCTCGAGGTCCGCTACGCCGACCTCCCGACGTTCGACGACTTCGAGGGCCAGGGTGTCTGGCGCTACGCCGACGCCCTGCCCTTCGAGTCGGGCGTCTCGATCCAGGAAGGTGCGACGCCGTTGTACGAGGCGCCGCGACTCGAGGAGTCGATCGGCGTCGAGGCCCTGCGAATCAAACACGAGGGAATGAATCCGACTGGCTCGTTCAAGGACCGCGGCATGACCGTCGGCGTCAGGGTCGCCGAAGAACTCGGCGTCGGCCGCCTCGCCTGTGCGTCGACGGGCAACACGAGCGCCGCGCTGGCCGCCTACGGCTCCCGCGGCGGGATGGAAACGCTCGTGCTCCTCCCCGCGGGGAAGGTCGCGGCGGGCAAGATCGCCCAGGCCAGCCTCCACGGCGCCCGCATTCTCGAGGTCGACGGCAACTTCGACGCCTGTCTCGATATCGTCCAGGAGCTCGCGGGACAGGGCGAGGCCTACCTGCTGAACTCGCTGAACCCCTTCCGGCTGGAGGGCCAGAAGACGATCGGCCTCGAGATCCTCGAGGGCTTCCTCGCGGACTACGACACCGTGCCGGACCGAATCGTCCTGCCGGTCGGCAACGCCGGCAACACCTCGGCGCTGTACAAGGCCTTCCGGGAACTCGTCCAGGCAGGCGAACTCGAGGAAGACGACGTCCCCAAGCTGACCGGCGTCCAGGCCGAGGGCGCGGCACCGATGGTCGAAGCCGTCGAGAACGGCGCCGACGAGGTCCGGCGCTGGGAGGACGTCGAGACGCGAGCGACCGCGATCCGGATCGGCAACCCCGTCAACGCTCCGAAGGCCCTCCCCGGCATCCGCGAGACGGGCGGCACCGCCGTCGCGGTCTCCGACGAGGAGATCACCGAAGCCCAACGCGACATCGCGGCCGAGGGGATCGGCGTCGAACCCGCGTCCGCCGCCTCCGTCGCCGGGCTCCGAAAGCTCCGCGCGGAAGGGATCGTCGACGACGACGAGCGCGTCGCCTGTCTCACGACCGGCCACCTGCTCAAGGACCCCGACGCCGCCGCCGCGGCGGGGAGCGACCCCGAACCCGTGCCGGCCGACACGCAGGGAGTGCTCGAGCACCTGCAGGACTGA